A DNA window from Pseudomonas tohonis contains the following coding sequences:
- the motD gene encoding flagellar motor protein MotD translates to MARRRHQEEHENHERWLVSYADFITLLFAFFVVMYSISSINEGKYKILSESLTGVFNQPDRSIKPIPVGEERPRTTESDKSMTQDSGSSDGDASDPLREITRNISDAFGDLIKDEQMTVRGNELWVEIELNSSLLFPSGDAIPANEAFTIIEKVAKILAPYENPVHVEGFTDNLPISTTNYPSNWELSTARAASIVRMLSMDGVNPARLAAVGYGEFQPVADNATAEGRGRNRRVVLVISRNLDVRRAVSGVGSANAKPDGALQRAGTQPAPSPAASPSAEGGVNSPSPAPAGGQ, encoded by the coding sequence ATGGCCCGCAGACGTCATCAGGAAGAACACGAGAATCACGAGCGTTGGCTGGTCTCCTACGCCGACTTCATCACCCTGCTGTTCGCCTTCTTCGTGGTGATGTATTCCATCTCCTCGATCAACGAAGGCAAGTACAAGATCCTCTCGGAGAGCCTGACCGGGGTCTTCAACCAGCCGGACCGTTCCATCAAGCCGATACCCGTGGGCGAGGAGCGCCCGCGCACCACCGAGTCCGACAAATCCATGACCCAGGACTCCGGCAGCAGCGACGGCGACGCCAGTGATCCGCTGCGGGAAATCACCCGCAACATCAGCGATGCGTTCGGCGACCTGATCAAGGACGAACAGATGACGGTTCGCGGCAACGAGCTGTGGGTGGAGATCGAGTTGAACTCCAGCCTGCTGTTCCCCAGCGGCGACGCCATTCCGGCCAACGAAGCCTTCACCATCATCGAAAAGGTCGCGAAGATCCTCGCCCCCTACGAAAACCCGGTGCACGTGGAAGGTTTCACCGATAACCTGCCGATCAGCACGACGAACTATCCTTCCAACTGGGAGCTGTCTACGGCGCGGGCCGCGAGCATCGTGCGGATGTTGTCGATGGACGGTGTGAACCCGGCGCGGCTGGCGGCGGTCGGCTATGGCGAGTTCCAGCCGGTAGCCGACAACGCGACGGCGGAAGGGCGCGGGCGTAACCGGCGCGTGGTGTTGGTGATCTCCCGCAATCTGGACGTGCGTCGCGCGGTGAGCGGCGTCGGCAGTGCCAATGCGAAACCTGATGGCGCCTTGCAGCGTGCTGGCACGCAACCTGCACCGTCGCCAGCAGCGAGCCCCTCTGCAGAGGGGGGCGTCAATTCCCCGTCGCCGGCCCCCGCAGGCGGACAATGA
- a CDS encoding protein-glutamate methylesterase/protein-glutamine glutaminase yields MAVKVLVVDDSGFFRRRVSEILSADPNIQVIGTATNGREAIDQALALKPDVITMDYEMPMMDGITAVRHIMQRCPTPVLMFSSLTHEGARVTLDALDAGAVDFLPKNFEDISRNPDKVKQLLCEKVHSIARSNRRYSSYSPAPAAPTPSPSHAAPAPAPSRPSAGAAPAPASSAGGSSSPSPKRKSYKLVAIGTSTGGPVALQRVLTQLPGNFPAPIVLIQHMPAAFTKAFAERLDKLCRISVKEAEDGDVLRPGLALLAPGGKQMMVDARGTVRILPGDERLNYKPCVDITFGSAAKAYNDKVLAVVLTGMGADGREGARLLKQGGSQVWAQDEASCVIYGMPMAIVKANLADAVYGLDDIGRHIAEACL; encoded by the coding sequence ATGGCAGTCAAGGTTCTGGTGGTTGATGACTCCGGGTTCTTCCGTCGTCGCGTTTCGGAGATTCTGTCCGCCGACCCCAATATCCAGGTGATCGGTACCGCCACCAATGGCCGCGAGGCCATCGACCAGGCGCTGGCGCTCAAGCCGGACGTGATCACCATGGACTACGAGATGCCGATGATGGATGGCATCACTGCAGTGCGGCACATCATGCAGCGCTGCCCGACCCCCGTGCTGATGTTCTCCTCCCTGACCCACGAAGGCGCCCGGGTGACCCTGGACGCCCTGGACGCGGGTGCGGTGGATTTTCTGCCGAAGAACTTCGAGGACATCTCGCGCAACCCCGACAAGGTCAAGCAGTTGCTTTGCGAGAAGGTCCACAGCATCGCACGCAGCAACCGTCGCTACAGCAGCTACAGCCCGGCTCCGGCGGCCCCGACGCCGTCGCCGAGCCACGCCGCGCCCGCTCCGGCACCCTCGCGTCCCAGTGCCGGCGCTGCGCCTGCACCGGCCTCAAGCGCTGGCGGCTCCTCCAGCCCGAGCCCCAAGCGCAAGTCCTACAAGCTGGTGGCCATCGGTACCTCGACTGGCGGCCCGGTGGCCCTGCAGCGGGTGCTGACCCAGCTGCCCGGCAACTTTCCGGCGCCCATCGTCCTGATCCAGCACATGCCGGCCGCCTTCACCAAAGCCTTCGCCGAGCGCCTCGACAAGCTCTGCCGGATATCCGTCAAGGAGGCCGAGGACGGTGACGTGCTGCGCCCCGGCCTGGCGCTGCTGGCGCCCGGTGGCAAGCAGATGATGGTGGACGCGCGCGGCACCGTGCGCATCCTCCCCGGCGATGAACGCCTGAACTACAAACCCTGCGTGGACATCACCTTCGGTTCCGCGGCCAAGGCCTATAACGACAAGGTCCTGGCGGTGGTATTGACCGGCATGGGCGCCGATGGCCGTGAGGGCGCGCGCCTGCTCAAGCAGGGCGGCAGCCAGGTGTGGGCGCAGGATGAGGCCAGCTGCGTGATCTACGGCATGCCCATGGCCATCGTGAAGGCCAACCTGGCCGATGCCGTTTACGGGCTCGACGATATCGGCAGGCACATCGCCGAGGCGTGCCTGTAA
- a CDS encoding protein phosphatase CheZ, translated as MDQKDSQSGDLESTLKNHARELVETLEKGNFGDAVQLIHELNKVRDRGLYQEVGKLTRELHTAIVNFQIDPHLPHATEVSQIADATDRLSYVVKMTEKAANRTMDLVEESAPLLNGLGDEAQSLGEEWGRFMRREIGADAFRDLAKRIETFLARSQRDTEQLSSRMNDILLAQDYQDLTGQVIKRVTQLVTEVESNLVKLVLMASDVDRFAGIQHDRAELVAEKEKQKEPSRGEGPQINADKRDDVVSGQVDVDDLLSSLGF; from the coding sequence ATGGACCAGAAAGATTCCCAATCGGGAGACCTAGAGTCGACCCTGAAAAACCATGCGCGCGAGCTGGTCGAGACCCTTGAAAAAGGCAATTTCGGCGATGCCGTGCAACTCATCCACGAACTCAACAAGGTCCGTGACCGTGGGCTCTACCAGGAAGTCGGCAAGCTGACGCGCGAGCTGCACACCGCGATCGTCAACTTCCAGATCGACCCGCACCTGCCCCACGCCACCGAGGTCTCGCAGATCGCCGATGCCACCGATCGTCTCTCCTACGTGGTGAAGATGACGGAGAAGGCTGCCAACCGGACCATGGACCTGGTGGAGGAGAGCGCGCCGCTGCTCAACGGGCTGGGCGACGAAGCCCAGAGCCTGGGTGAGGAGTGGGGCCGTTTCATGCGTCGGGAAATTGGCGCGGATGCGTTCCGCGACCTGGCCAAGCGTATCGAGACCTTCCTTGCTCGCAGTCAACGCGACACCGAGCAGCTTTCGTCCAGAATGAACGACATCCTTCTCGCTCAGGACTACCAGGACCTGACCGGCCAGGTGATCAAGCGCGTTACCCAGTTGGTCACCGAAGTCGAGAGCAACCTGGTGAAACTGGTACTGATGGCCAGCGACGTCGATCGTTTCGCCGGCATCCAGCACGACCGTGCGGAGCTCGTGGCTGAAAAAGAAAAACAAAAAGAGCCTTCCAGGGGTGAAGGTCCGCAGATCAATGCCGATAAGCGTGATGATGTCGTGTCCGGTCAGGTCGATGTCGATGATCTGTTATCCAGCCTTGGATTCTAG
- the fliA gene encoding RNA polymerase sigma factor FliA yields MTPASGLRMYNKAQARDSQHQLIERYAPLVKRIAYHLLGRLPANVQVEDLMQAGMIGLLEASKKYDSSKGASFETYAGIRIRGAMLDEVRKGDWAPRSVHRNTRMVSDAIRKIEARTGRDAKDQEVAAELGLSLEDYYGILSDTLGSRLFSFDDLLQDGEHGATHEDTGVTHLEPSNDLEDERFQAALADAIANLPERERLVLALYYDEELNLKEIGEVLGVSESRVSQLHSQCAARLRSRLGEWRAH; encoded by the coding sequence ATGACACCCGCTAGTGGACTTCGTATGTACAACAAGGCACAGGCTAGGGATTCCCAGCACCAGTTGATCGAGCGCTACGCGCCGCTGGTCAAACGTATCGCCTACCACCTGCTGGGCCGCCTGCCGGCCAACGTGCAGGTGGAGGACCTGATGCAGGCCGGCATGATCGGCCTGCTCGAAGCCTCGAAGAAATACGATTCCAGCAAGGGCGCCAGTTTCGAGACCTACGCCGGCATCCGCATCCGCGGTGCCATGCTCGACGAAGTGAGGAAGGGGGACTGGGCACCACGTTCGGTCCACCGCAACACCCGGATGGTGAGCGATGCCATCCGGAAAATTGAGGCGAGAACCGGGCGAGACGCTAAAGATCAGGAAGTTGCGGCCGAACTTGGATTGAGTCTCGAAGATTACTACGGCATCCTGAGCGACACTTTGGGCAGTCGCCTGTTCAGCTTCGACGACCTGTTGCAGGACGGTGAGCATGGCGCGACGCACGAAGATACCGGAGTCACCCATCTCGAACCTTCGAATGATCTGGAAGACGAGCGCTTCCAGGCGGCGCTGGCTGACGCCATCGCCAATCTGCCGGAACGAGAGCGCCTGGTACTGGCGCTGTATTACGACGAAGAGCTGAATTTGAAGGAAATCGGCGAAGTGCTGGGGGTCAGTGAATCGCGTGTGAGCCAGTTGCACAGCCAATGTGCCGCGCGTTTGCGGTCGCGGCTGGGCGAATGGCGAGCACACTGA
- a CDS encoding chemotaxis protein CheA, producing MSFDADEEILQDFLVEAGEILEQLSEQLVELESRPDDMDLLNAIFRGFHTVKGGAGFLQLNALVECCHIAENVFDILRKGERRVTAELMDVVLQALDTVNEMFSQVRERAEPTPATPELLAALARLAEPGGDDEEAPAAEPEYEPEPEPVAEAAPAASGDITDSEFEQLLNVLDAPAAESPASPAAVAAGSDEISDDEFEALLDQLHGKGKFVAEPTEAAAPAKPAAAAPAPAAPVAGGGDEISDDEFEALLDQLHGKGKFAATEAAAPAAAAPAPQAAAPGAGDNITDDEFEALLDQLHGKGKFVAEAAEVAPAKPAAPAKPAAAPAAKPAAAAKPAAPKAAEPPKPAAKPAAAPAPAAADKAASPASEAETTVRVDTARLDEIMNMVGELVLVRNRLVRLGLNSGDESMAKAVSNLDVVTADLQTAVMKTRMQPIKKVFGRFPRLVRDLARNLKKEINLELVGEETDLDKNLVEALADPLVHLVRNAVDHGVETPEEREAAGKPRTGRVVLSAEQEGDHILLMITDDGKGMDANILRAKAVEKGLLDKDAADRLTDLECYNLIFAPGFSTKTEISDVSGRGVGMDVVKTKISQLNGTVNVFSQKGQGSKIVIKVPLTLAIMPTLMVMLANQAFAFPLVNVNEIFHLDLSRTNVVDGQEVVIVRDKALPLFYLKRWLVRDAAHEEQGEGHVVILSVGTQRIGFVVDQLVGQEEVVIKPLGKMLQGTPGMSGATITGDGRIALILDVPSMLKRYARRG from the coding sequence ATGAGCTTCGACGCCGATGAAGAAATCCTCCAGGACTTCCTGGTTGAGGCCGGCGAAATATTGGAGCAATTGTCCGAACAGCTGGTCGAGCTCGAGAGCCGTCCGGACGATATGGATCTGCTCAATGCCATTTTCCGCGGCTTCCACACGGTCAAGGGCGGTGCCGGTTTCCTCCAGCTGAATGCGCTGGTGGAGTGCTGCCACATCGCCGAGAACGTGTTCGACATCTTGCGCAAGGGCGAACGCCGCGTGACGGCGGAGCTCATGGACGTGGTCCTGCAGGCGCTGGACACGGTCAACGAGATGTTCAGCCAGGTGCGTGAGCGTGCCGAGCCGACGCCGGCCACTCCCGAGCTGCTCGCCGCCCTGGCGCGGCTGGCCGAGCCGGGTGGCGACGACGAGGAAGCGCCCGCCGCCGAGCCGGAGTACGAGCCCGAGCCTGAACCGGTCGCCGAGGCCGCTCCCGCCGCATCCGGCGACATCACCGACAGCGAGTTCGAGCAACTGCTGAACGTGCTCGACGCGCCTGCTGCCGAAAGCCCTGCATCTCCCGCGGCGGTCGCTGCCGGCAGCGACGAGATCAGCGACGACGAATTCGAAGCCTTGCTCGACCAGTTGCATGGCAAGGGCAAGTTCGTTGCCGAGCCGACCGAGGCCGCCGCACCGGCGAAGCCGGCCGCAGCCGCCCCCGCGCCTGCCGCACCGGTTGCCGGTGGGGGCGACGAGATCAGTGACGACGAGTTCGAAGCGCTGCTCGACCAGTTGCACGGCAAGGGCAAGTTCGCCGCGACGGAAGCCGCCGCACCGGCTGCCGCCGCGCCCGCCCCGCAGGCGGCTGCACCCGGCGCCGGCGACAACATCACCGACGACGAATTCGAAGCGCTGCTCGACCAGTTGCACGGCAAGGGCAAGTTCGTTGCCGAGGCTGCCGAGGTCGCGCCCGCCAAACCCGCGGCACCGGCCAAGCCCGCTGCCGCACCGGCCGCCAAGCCTGCTGCCGCCGCGAAGCCTGCGGCTCCGAAGGCCGCCGAGCCGCCCAAGCCTGCTGCCAAGCCCGCTGCGGCGCCTGCACCGGCGGCGGCCGACAAGGCCGCGTCTCCCGCCAGCGAAGCCGAGACCACGGTGCGCGTGGACACCGCGCGCCTGGACGAGATCATGAACATGGTCGGCGAGCTGGTGCTGGTGCGTAACCGCCTGGTGCGCCTCGGCCTGAACAGCGGCGACGAGTCCATGGCCAAGGCCGTGTCCAACCTCGACGTGGTCACCGCCGACCTGCAGACCGCCGTCATGAAGACGCGCATGCAGCCGATCAAGAAGGTCTTCGGCCGCTTCCCGCGCCTGGTCCGCGACCTGGCGCGCAACCTGAAGAAAGAGATCAACCTCGAGCTGGTGGGCGAGGAAACCGACCTCGACAAGAACCTGGTCGAAGCCCTGGCCGACCCGCTGGTCCACCTGGTGCGCAACGCCGTCGACCACGGCGTCGAGACGCCCGAGGAGCGCGAGGCCGCCGGCAAGCCGCGCACTGGCCGTGTGGTGCTCTCCGCCGAGCAGGAAGGCGACCACATCCTCCTGATGATCACCGACGACGGCAAGGGCATGGATGCCAACATCCTCCGCGCCAAGGCGGTGGAGAAGGGGTTGCTGGACAAGGACGCCGCCGACCGCCTTACCGATCTGGAGTGCTACAACCTGATCTTCGCCCCGGGCTTCTCGACCAAGACCGAGATCTCCGATGTCTCCGGCCGTGGTGTCGGCATGGACGTGGTGAAGACCAAGATTTCCCAGCTCAACGGCACGGTCAACGTGTTCTCGCAGAAGGGGCAGGGCTCGAAGATCGTCATCAAGGTGCCGCTGACCCTGGCGATCATGCCGACCCTGATGGTGATGCTGGCCAACCAGGCCTTCGCCTTCCCGCTGGTCAACGTCAACGAGATATTCCACCTCGACCTGTCGCGCACCAATGTGGTGGACGGCCAGGAAGTGGTGATAGTCCGCGACAAGGCACTGCCGCTGTTCTACCTCAAGCGCTGGCTGGTTCGCGATGCCGCCCACGAGGAACAGGGCGAAGGCCATGTGGTGATCCTCTCCGTGGGCACCCAGCGCATCGGCTTCGTGGTGGACCAGCTGGTCGGCCAGGAAGAGGTGGTGATCAAGCCCCTGGGCAAGATGCTCCAGGGCACGCCCGGCATGTCCGGCGCGACCATCACCGGTGATGGGCGCATCGCCCTGATTCTCGACGTGCCGAGCATGCTCAAGCGCTACGCGCGCCGCGGTTGA
- a CDS encoding ParA family protein, producing the protein MRVWAVANQKGGVGKTTSSIALAGLLADAGKRVVVVDLDPHGSMTSYFGHDPDTLEHSCFDLFLHQGNVPDGLPRQLLLQTSHERISLLPSSTALATLERQSPGQNGLGLVVAKSLAQLWQEFDHAIIDSPPLLGVLMVNALAASQQLVIPVQTEFLAVKGLERMVSTLAMINRSRKQALPYTIVPTLFDRRTQASLNTLRVLRNSYPEHLWPAYIPVDTRLRDASRAGVTPSQYDSNSRGVIAYRALLKHLLSQQLAAQVA; encoded by the coding sequence ATGAGAGTTTGGGCGGTAGCCAATCAAAAGGGTGGTGTAGGCAAGACCACCTCGTCGATCGCACTGGCGGGCCTGCTGGCCGACGCCGGCAAGCGCGTGGTCGTGGTCGACCTCGACCCCCACGGTTCGATGACCAGTTACTTCGGGCATGACCCGGATACCCTGGAGCACAGCTGCTTCGACCTGTTCCTGCACCAGGGCAACGTGCCGGATGGCCTGCCGCGCCAGTTGCTGCTGCAGACCAGCCACGAGCGCATTTCTCTGCTGCCTTCCAGTACCGCGCTGGCGACCCTGGAGCGCCAGTCTCCGGGGCAGAACGGCCTGGGCCTGGTGGTCGCCAAGAGCCTGGCGCAGCTGTGGCAGGAGTTCGACCACGCCATCATCGACAGCCCGCCGCTGCTGGGCGTGCTGATGGTCAACGCCCTGGCTGCCAGCCAGCAACTGGTGATCCCGGTGCAGACCGAGTTCCTCGCGGTGAAGGGCCTGGAGCGCATGGTCAGCACGCTGGCCATGATCAACCGCTCGCGCAAGCAGGCGCTGCCGTACACCATCGTCCCGACCCTGTTCGACCGCCGCACCCAGGCCTCCCTGAATACCCTGCGGGTGCTGCGCAACTCCTATCCCGAGCACCTGTGGCCGGCCTATATCCCGGTGGACACCCGCCTGCGCGATGCCAGCCGCGCCGGGGTCACGCCTTCGCAGTACGATTCCAACAGCCGTGGGGTGATCGCCTACCGTGCGCTGCTCAAGCATCTGCTCAGCCAGCAACTGGCCGCCCAGGTAGCCTGA
- a CDS encoding chemotaxis response regulator CheY, with protein MKILIVDDFSTMRRIIKNLLRDLGFTNTAEADDGTTALPMLHSGNFDFLVTDWNMPGMTGIDLLRAVRADERLKHLPVLMVTAEAKRDQIIEAAQAGVNGYVVKPFTAQVLKEKIEKIFERVNG; from the coding sequence ATGAAAATCCTCATCGTGGACGATTTCTCGACGATGAGACGCATCATCAAGAACCTCCTGCGTGACTTGGGTTTCACCAATACCGCAGAGGCCGATGATGGCACCACCGCTCTACCCATGCTGCACAGTGGCAATTTCGATTTCCTGGTCACCGACTGGAACATGCCCGGCATGACCGGGATCGATCTGTTGCGCGCCGTGCGTGCCGACGAGCGCCTCAAGCACCTGCCGGTGCTGATGGTGACGGCCGAGGCCAAGCGTGACCAGATCATCGAAGCGGCCCAGGCCGGTGTGAATGGCTATGTGGTCAAGCCTTTCACCGCCCAGGTGCTCAAAGAGAAGATCGAGAAGATCTTCGAACGGGTCAACGGCTGA
- a CDS encoding CheW domain-containing protein produces the protein MSRTVATATRPQLALQSYLDSLLQEATIELADSITLDEFEAAVLEEQVRDARLMTAKPVIAAVPSPAPVAAPSVVAAAVAAPAPVARPVIEAAPLRTLVAAPTELRTEAVPAAPVAPAAPVAPVARPSLVEPVAELKAVNAPLLDSEPMSFDERPSWAEEPFECLLFDVAGLTLAVPLVCLGSIYPLAGQELTPLFGQPDWFLGILPSQAGNLKVLDTARWVMPDRYRDDFREGLQYVISVQGYEWGLAVHQVSRSIRLDPSEIKWRTQRTQRPWLAGTVIEHMCALLDVSALAELIASGAVKKMSLN, from the coding sequence ATGAGCCGTACCGTCGCCACCGCCACAAGGCCGCAGCTGGCCTTGCAGTCCTACCTCGATTCCCTGTTGCAGGAAGCGACGATCGAACTCGCCGACAGCATCACCCTGGACGAGTTCGAGGCAGCGGTGCTGGAAGAGCAGGTCCGCGATGCCCGCCTGATGACCGCCAAGCCGGTGATCGCGGCCGTGCCATCGCCTGCGCCCGTGGCGGCTCCTTCGGTGGTCGCCGCTGCGGTCGCGGCGCCGGCACCCGTTGCCAGGCCGGTGATCGAGGCCGCGCCGTTGCGTACGCTGGTCGCCGCGCCAACCGAGCTGCGTACCGAGGCCGTGCCCGCCGCCCCCGTGGCGCCGGCCGCTCCCGTCGCTCCCGTCGCCCGCCCCAGCCTGGTCGAGCCGGTCGCCGAGCTCAAGGCTGTCAACGCGCCGCTGCTCGACAGCGAGCCGATGTCCTTCGACGAGCGTCCGAGCTGGGCCGAAGAGCCGTTCGAGTGCCTGCTGTTCGACGTGGCCGGCCTCACGCTCGCGGTCCCGTTGGTCTGCCTGGGCTCCATCTACCCCCTGGCCGGCCAGGAGCTGACCCCGCTGTTCGGCCAGCCCGACTGGTTCCTCGGCATCCTGCCGAGCCAGGCCGGCAACCTGAAGGTGCTCGACACCGCGCGCTGGGTCATGCCGGACCGTTACCGCGATGATTTCCGCGAAGGCTTGCAGTACGTTATCTCCGTCCAGGGCTACGAATGGGGCCTGGCCGTCCACCAGGTGAGCCGCTCCATCCGCCTGGACCCGAGCGAGATCAAATGGCGCACCCAGCGCACCCAGCGTCCCTGGCTCGCCGGTACCGTGATCGAACACATGTGCGCGCTGCTGGATGTCTCCGCGCTGGCCGAACTCATCGCCAGCGGCGCCGTCAAGAAGATGTCGCTCAACTGA
- a CDS encoding flagellar motor protein, with the protein MDVLSLVGVILALVAIIGGNYLEGGHAGALLNGPAALIVIGGTLGAAFLQTPMSVFKRSLVVIRWIIFPPQIDLAGGINRVVGWSMAARKEGLLGLEPIADSEPDAYARKGLQLLVDGAEPEAIRSILEVDLYTQEARDFQAAKVFESMGGYAPTIGIIGAVMGLIHVMGNLADPSQLGGGIAVAFVATIYGVGFANLLLLPIGNKLKSIAMRQSRYREMLLEGILSIGEGENPRSIELKLQGFMD; encoded by the coding sequence ATGGATGTACTGAGTCTCGTCGGGGTCATTCTCGCGCTCGTCGCGATCATCGGTGGCAACTACCTGGAAGGTGGGCACGCCGGGGCCTTGCTCAACGGCCCTGCGGCGCTGATCGTCATCGGCGGTACCCTCGGCGCGGCGTTCCTGCAGACCCCCATGAGCGTGTTCAAGCGCTCCCTGGTCGTCATCCGCTGGATCATCTTCCCGCCGCAGATCGACCTCGCCGGCGGCATCAACCGCGTGGTCGGCTGGAGCATGGCGGCGCGCAAGGAAGGCCTCCTGGGGCTCGAGCCCATCGCCGATTCCGAGCCCGACGCCTATGCCCGCAAGGGCCTCCAGCTGCTGGTGGACGGCGCCGAGCCGGAGGCCATCCGCAGCATCCTCGAAGTGGACCTCTACACCCAGGAAGCCCGCGACTTCCAGGCCGCCAAGGTGTTCGAGAGCATGGGCGGCTACGCTCCGACCATCGGCATCATCGGCGCGGTGATGGGCCTGATCCACGTGATGGGCAACCTGGCCGATCCCAGCCAGCTGGGCGGCGGTATCGCGGTGGCCTTCGTCGCCACCATCTACGGCGTCGGCTTCGCCAACCTGCTGCTGCTGCCCATCGGCAACAAGCTCAAGTCCATTGCCATGCGCCAGTCGCGCTACCGGGAAATGCTGCTCGAAGGCATCCTTTCCATCGGCGAGGGCGAGAACCCGCGCTCCATCGAGTTGAAGCTGCAAGGCTTCATGGACTGA